The following proteins are encoded in a genomic region of Ctenopharyngodon idella isolate HZGC_01 chromosome 12, HZGC01, whole genome shotgun sequence:
- the LOC127523358 gene encoding cytochrome b-245 chaperone 1 homolog yields the protein MGYMAVEKHTSDLLHLKRSPGIRSWSLLVGIASVGVAAAYYSSDSILWKMFYVTGCFFVALQNMEEWEEAVFDKSKSEIELKTFSLYTMILTLWRRGHERVVLDLRHLRDVSVQEERVRYLGKGYLLVLRLATGFSHPLTQSATLGSRSDVEALAALLKRFLGLEELQQRLAEDDFPDDDDNEDLGLGDSSDSKEEDEL from the exons ATGGGGTATATGGCTGTGGAAAAACATACATCTGATCTTCTACATTTGAAGAGGTCTCCTGGGATTAGATCATGGTCCCTCCTTGTTG GAATTGCTTCAGTTGGAGTAGCAGCAGCCTATTACAGCTCTG ACAGCATATTATGGAAGATGTTCTATGTGACCGGTTGTTTTTTTGTAGCCCTGCAGAATATGGAGGAATGGGAG GAGGCAGTGTTTGATAAATCTAAGAGTGAGATAGAACTAAAGACGTTTAGTCTCTACACCATGATACTGACTCTGTGGAGAAGAGGGCATGAGAGAG TGGTGTTAGACCTGCGGCACCTGCGAGACGTGAGTGTTCAGGAGGAGAGAGTGAGGTATCTTGGGAAGGGTTACCTGTTGGTGCTGCGTCTAGCGACAGGCTTCTCTCACCCGCTTACACAGAGTGCCACGCTGGGGTCACGCAG TGACGTGGAGGCACTTGCTGCACTTCTGAAGCGCTTTTTGGGTCTTGAGGAGTTACAGCAGCGTTTGGCAGAAGACGATTTTCCTGATGATGATGACAATGAAGATTTGGGATTGGGCGATAGCAGTGATTCAAAAGAGGAAGATGAACTTTAA